The proteins below come from a single Molothrus ater isolate BHLD 08-10-18 breed brown headed cowbird chromosome 3, BPBGC_Mater_1.1, whole genome shotgun sequence genomic window:
- the SOD2 gene encoding superoxide dismutase [Mn], mitochondrial codes for MLCRFAAASRSSAKLVAPLGCLVSRQKHTLPDLPYDYAALEPHINAEIMQLHHSKHHATYVNNLNVVEEKYKEAVAKGDVTTQVSLQPALKFNGGGHINHSIFWTNLSPNGGGEPKGELMEAIKRDFGSFANFKEKLTAVSVGVQGSGWGWLGYNKEQGRLQIAACANQDPLQGTTGLIPLLGIDVWEHAYYLQYKNVRPDYLKAIWNVINWENVSSRYATCKK; via the exons ATGTTGTGCCGCTTCGCCGCCGCGAGCAG aagCAGTGCCAAGTTGGTAGCACCCTTGGGGTGCTTGGTTTCTAGGCAAAAGCACACTCTTCCCGACTTACCATATGACTATGCTGCTCTGGAACCTCATATTAATGCAGAGATCATGCAGCTGCACCACAGCAAGCATCATGCCACCTACGTGAACAACCTGAACGTTGTCGAGGAGAAGTACAAAGAGGCAGTGGCAAAAG GTGATGTTACAACTCAGGTGTCACTTCAGCCTGCCCTGAAGTTCAATGGTGGGGGTCATATCAATCACAGCATCTTCTGGACAAACCTTTCTCCTAATGGAGGAGGAGAACCTAAAG gaGAATTGATGGAAGCCATCAAGCGTGACTTTGGTTCTTTTGCAAACTTCAAGGAGAAGCTGACAGCTGTATCAGTTGGTGTCCAAGGatcaggctggggctggcttGGCTATAACAAGGAGCAGGGGCGCCTACAGATAGCAGCTTGTGCAAATCAAGACCCTTTGCAAGGAACAACAG GTCTCATTCCTTTGCTAGGCATTGACGTATGGGAACATGCTTATTATcttcaatataaaaatgttcGACCTGATTATTTGAAAGCCATCTGGAATGTGATCAACTGGGAGAATGTATCTTCAAGATATGCAACTTGCAAAAAGTAG